From the genome of Clostridium sp. BNL1100, one region includes:
- a CDS encoding small basic family protein — MIPILGLILGIIAGMFIPITIPSEYFTYVAVAILAALDSVFGGIVASINKKFEMRIFLSGFFGNALLAAGLAYIGDKLGIQIYFAAIFAFGNRLFLNFALIRRYLLNKMFKKDNIVKEDV; from the coding sequence ATGATACCGATTTTAGGATTAATTCTGGGAATAATTGCAGGCATGTTTATTCCAATAACGATACCATCAGAGTATTTTACATATGTAGCGGTGGCCATACTTGCTGCATTAGACTCTGTTTTTGGCGGGATAGTTGCGTCAATAAACAAAAAATTCGAGATGAGAATATTCCTGTCAGGCTTTTTTGGAAATGCGTTGCTTGCTGCTGGTCTTGCTTATATTGGGGACAAACTTGGAATACAAATATACTTTGCAGCCATTTTTGCCTTCGGTAACAGACTTTTCTTAAACTTTGCTTTAATTAGAAGATATCTATTGAATAAAATGTTTAAAAAAGATAATATAGTAAAAGAGGATGTTTAG
- a CDS encoding FtsQ-type POTRA domain-containing protein, which yields MNNNQKKNLKTTNDKKKKKYRFKIRRLKKLFTFVLIVTAVVLFARSSLFIVDNINVTGNKKYQANEIILRSGLVTGQNVFKMLGEKPKNLLTLKFGDKEKAVSVSMPYISSISIRPSLPKSIKIKVTERTPYCILDNKGASLLIDKQGYALEVLTNQNEKKKYFKIIGNSLDSFKLGQEVKFKNKDTLNDLMIFCNALTKNDKDSKLKLYPKLTAVNMSDPGAVTAVFENRVTVKFGDMDDLDYKIGFFRKLFVNNITAKQKGTLDFTTGKYPFFAPAE from the coding sequence ATGAATAATAATCAAAAGAAAAATTTAAAAACTACAAATGACAAAAAGAAAAAAAAATACAGATTTAAAATAAGAAGGCTGAAAAAGTTATTTACATTTGTTTTGATTGTGACGGCAGTTGTTTTATTTGCCAGATCTTCACTTTTTATAGTAGATAACATAAATGTTACTGGGAATAAAAAATACCAGGCCAATGAAATAATTTTGCGTTCAGGGCTTGTTACAGGTCAGAATGTGTTCAAAATGCTTGGAGAAAAACCAAAGAATCTGTTAACTCTAAAGTTTGGAGACAAGGAAAAAGCAGTTTCAGTTTCTATGCCGTACATAAGCTCTATCAGTATAAGACCTTCCCTACCAAAGTCCATAAAAATAAAGGTGACGGAGAGAACACCTTATTGTATACTCGACAATAAAGGGGCAAGCCTGTTGATTGATAAACAGGGGTATGCATTGGAAGTTCTTACAAATCAAAATGAAAAAAAGAAATATTTCAAAATAATAGGTAATTCGTTGGATAGCTTTAAATTGGGACAAGAGGTAAAATTTAAGAATAAAGATACACTGAATGACTTGATGATTTTTTGTAATGCCCTTACAAAGAATGATAAGGATTCTAAACTGAAACTGTACCCAAAACTGACAGCAGTTAATATGTCAGATCCCGGTGCCGTAACAGCTGTATTTGAAAACAGGGTTACCGTAAAGTTTGGTGACATGGATGATTTGGATTACAAAATAGGTTTCTTCAGAAAGTTATTTGTTAATAATATTACTGCCAAGCAAAAAGGAACACTGGATTTTACAACGGGAAAGTATCCGTTCTTTGCTCCGGCTGAATAA
- a CDS encoding Mur ligase family protein, with protein MNFRKILTIIISKLTIRILRILKKGGTTLPGKVAFKLYPDILKSIAKDFEIIMVTGTNGKTTTSRIIEEILKNNNVDYITNKSGANLLSGITTTFIQAVSPLGKPKHQTALIESDEAAFNQVTKHLQPKSVVVTNFFRDQLDRYGELYSTLNAVKSGLDRLDEKTTLILNADDSMCASLGHLTEKPVFYYGFGESASQQSIENINTDAMFCIFCKGKYQYKNHVYGHLGGFYCPECGYSRPAADLECIGIEEAGSSYTTIKWKCSKALGTHEAEHTTRINLPGLYNVYNAMAAAACGLSLAYSHETVQKAVESFECGFGRMETINVGDKLIKLILVKNPTGFNQVLNFLTLDSQPLNIAFLINDKLADGTDISWLWDVDFEHLNTAGDRIVNLITSGIRGEDMAVRLKYSGLDTRKIRIIKDYQRVIDEGLKAVSAGGCFYILPTYTAMLDIRGILKKKFNLKEFWK; from the coding sequence ATGAACTTCAGAAAAATACTGACAATAATAATATCAAAATTAACCATAAGAATACTCAGAATACTGAAAAAAGGCGGTACAACCTTACCCGGTAAGGTTGCGTTTAAATTATATCCTGATATTCTAAAATCAATAGCAAAAGACTTTGAAATAATCATGGTTACGGGAACTAATGGTAAAACAACAACTTCAAGAATTATTGAAGAGATTCTAAAAAATAATAATGTTGATTACATAACCAACAAATCAGGTGCAAATTTATTAAGCGGTATAACTACAACTTTCATACAGGCGGTTTCTCCCTTGGGAAAGCCAAAACACCAGACAGCTCTTATTGAAAGTGATGAGGCAGCATTTAATCAGGTTACAAAGCATCTCCAACCAAAGTCTGTTGTAGTTACCAACTTTTTCAGAGACCAGTTGGACCGATACGGAGAACTCTATTCTACATTGAATGCTGTTAAATCGGGTTTGGACAGGCTGGATGAAAAAACTACCCTTATACTAAATGCCGATGATTCAATGTGTGCATCACTTGGACATCTAACAGAGAAGCCTGTATTTTACTATGGTTTCGGTGAATCTGCCAGTCAGCAGAGTATAGAGAATATCAATACCGATGCCATGTTCTGTATTTTCTGCAAAGGAAAATACCAGTACAAAAACCATGTATATGGTCATTTAGGCGGATTCTATTGCCCGGAATGCGGATATTCAAGACCTGCGGCAGACCTTGAATGTATTGGTATTGAGGAAGCAGGAAGCAGCTATACAACCATCAAGTGGAAATGTTCAAAGGCGTTAGGCACCCACGAGGCTGAACACACAACCCGGATTAATCTTCCCGGCCTCTATAATGTATATAATGCAATGGCGGCAGCAGCCTGTGGCCTTTCGCTTGCATATAGTCACGAAACGGTACAGAAGGCTGTGGAATCCTTTGAATGCGGCTTCGGTAGAATGGAAACTATCAATGTTGGAGATAAATTAATAAAATTAATCCTTGTGAAAAATCCTACAGGATTTAATCAGGTACTGAATTTTCTGACCCTTGACAGTCAACCCCTGAATATAGCTTTCCTTATTAATGACAAGTTAGCTGACGGAACAGACATTTCTTGGCTGTGGGATGTTGATTTTGAACACCTGAATACTGCAGGTGACAGAATCGTCAATCTTATAACCTCCGGTATAAGAGGTGAGGATATGGCTGTACGTCTTAAATACAGCGGCCTTGATACAAGAAAAATCAGAATTATAAAAGACTATCAAAGGGTTATTGATGAGGGACTAAAAGCAGTTTCTGCCGGCGGATGTTTTTATATCCTGCCTACTTACACAGCTATGTTGGATATCAGAGGTATTTTAAAGAAAAAGTTTAACTTAAAGGAGTTCTGGAAATAG
- a CDS encoding glutamine amidotransferase, producing the protein MYQLKICHLYPDLLNTYGDMGNILALKRRAQWRNIDVSVTNITIGDSFNSEEFDIVFLGGGQDYEQEIIQNDVLTQKGAEIKNAVEGNKVFLCICGGYQLMGKYYKTWDGKELEYLGALDLWTIGGKERMIGNIVFESELISDNGSPLKIVGFENHSGRTYLGDSVRPLGKVLSGNGNNGTDGFEGAVYKNVYCSYSHGSLLPKNPHLADHLISIALKQSYDEFDGLNQLEDAFENAARVTMIQRILK; encoded by the coding sequence ATGTATCAATTAAAAATTTGTCATTTATACCCTGACCTTTTAAACACTTACGGAGACATGGGAAACATACTTGCTCTTAAAAGACGTGCTCAGTGGCGTAATATAGATGTATCAGTAACCAATATCACAATAGGGGACAGTTTTAATTCGGAAGAGTTCGATATTGTTTTTCTCGGAGGCGGTCAGGATTACGAGCAGGAGATTATCCAAAACGATGTACTTACCCAAAAGGGAGCAGAGATTAAAAATGCAGTAGAGGGCAATAAGGTGTTCCTATGTATCTGCGGAGGATATCAGCTCATGGGAAAATACTATAAGACATGGGACGGAAAAGAGCTTGAATACTTGGGTGCGCTTGATTTATGGACAATCGGCGGTAAGGAAAGAATGATTGGAAATATTGTATTTGAAAGCGAACTGATTTCAGATAATGGCTCACCTCTCAAAATCGTTGGATTTGAGAATCACTCTGGACGTACTTATCTGGGTGATAGTGTTCGTCCTTTGGGTAAAGTTCTTTCAGGCAATGGTAATAATGGTACTGATGGGTTTGAAGGTGCGGTTTACAAAAATGTTTATTGCTCCTACTCACATGGAAGCCTCCTGCCTAAAAACCCGCATCTGGCAGATCATCTGATATCTATAGCTTTAAAACAAAGCTATGATGAATTCGATGGCCTTAATCAGTTGGAAGATGCTTTTGAGAATGCAGCAAGAGTTACAATGATACAAAGAATATTAAAATAG
- the aroF gene encoding 3-deoxy-7-phosphoheptulonate synthase: protein MIIVMKQSATVKDIENVEGRLLDLGFKTHPIHGDIKTVIGAIGDKRLLNVHAISQMQGVETLVPIMKPYKLAGNELQHSPTVIDIGGVKIGGEEIVVMAGPCAIENEKDFVDTAISVKNSGAKILRGGAFKPRSSPYAFQGLEEDGLKIMVAGREATGLKMVTEVVDTRDVELVNKYTDIFQIGARNMQNFRLLSEVGMTRKPVLLKRGLSATIEEWLMAAEYIIAEGNHEVILCERGIRTFETMTRNTLDLSAIPAIKDVSHLPVVVDPSHATGNWKYVPALAKGAIATGADGLIIEVHPNPPCALCDGPQSLRPERFKSLMDELRLVAQAVQRTI, encoded by the coding sequence ATGATTATTGTAATGAAGCAAAGTGCGACGGTAAAGGACATTGAAAACGTTGAAGGCAGGCTACTTGATCTGGGTTTTAAAACCCATCCCATTCACGGAGATATAAAAACGGTAATCGGAGCAATCGGTGATAAAAGGCTGCTTAATGTTCACGCTATATCCCAGATGCAAGGTGTAGAAACACTCGTTCCTATTATGAAACCGTATAAACTTGCAGGTAATGAACTTCAGCATTCACCAACAGTTATAGACATCGGCGGTGTTAAAATAGGCGGTGAAGAAATTGTTGTTATGGCCGGCCCGTGTGCCATAGAAAATGAAAAGGATTTTGTTGATACTGCAATCAGTGTGAAAAATAGCGGTGCTAAGATCCTTAGAGGCGGTGCTTTCAAGCCTAGAAGTTCTCCATATGCGTTTCAAGGGCTTGAAGAGGATGGTCTTAAAATAATGGTTGCAGGCCGTGAAGCCACCGGTCTAAAAATGGTTACTGAAGTTGTGGATACCAGAGATGTAGAGCTTGTAAATAAATATACAGATATCTTCCAGATAGGCGCAAGGAACATGCAGAATTTCAGGTTATTAAGTGAAGTGGGCATGACTCGTAAGCCTGTACTTTTAAAAAGAGGGTTGTCTGCCACTATTGAAGAATGGCTTATGGCAGCTGAATATATAATTGCAGAGGGAAATCATGAAGTTATCCTTTGCGAAAGGGGTATACGTACTTTTGAAACAATGACAAGAAATACCCTTGATTTAAGTGCAATCCCTGCTATTAAAGATGTTTCCCATCTTCCGGTTGTTGTTGACCCCAGCCATGCCACCGGTAACTGGAAGTATGTCCCTGCACTTGCAAAGGGAGCAATCGCTACCGGCGCAGACGGCCTAATTATTGAGGTTCATCCCAATCCACCATGCGCATTGTGTGATGGTCCCCAATCACTACGGCCAGAGAGATTCAAAAGCCTTATGGATGAATTGAGATTAGTAGCCCAAGCAGTACAAAGAACCATTTAA
- a CDS encoding lytic transglycosylase domain-containing protein, translating to MISLRKKKKGGLKIIGVLITLVIIAAVGIFASRYVLEYLYPLEYTEYVEKYAQQYKLDNYMVYAVIKAESGFNSQAVSPREAKGLMQIMDSTGEWAAKKAGINEFEKSMLLEPETNIKIGCWYLSNLLKQFDNDTVVALAAYNAGSGNVSKWLKDPEKSHDGKSLSIIPFEETENYVSRIQKYYKMYKKLYDDDK from the coding sequence GTGATTTCTTTGAGGAAAAAGAAAAAAGGCGGTTTAAAAATAATAGGTGTGTTAATCACACTGGTTATAATAGCAGCAGTTGGAATATTTGCTTCAAGGTATGTTTTAGAATATTTATATCCTTTGGAATACACAGAGTATGTTGAGAAGTATGCCCAGCAATATAAGCTGGATAACTATATGGTTTATGCGGTTATAAAAGCAGAAAGCGGATTTAATTCTCAGGCTGTTTCTCCCAGAGAAGCTAAGGGCCTTATGCAAATAATGGATAGCACTGGGGAGTGGGCTGCTAAAAAGGCAGGAATTAATGAGTTTGAAAAAAGTATGCTCCTTGAACCCGAAACCAATATAAAAATTGGCTGCTGGTATCTGTCAAATTTGTTAAAGCAGTTTGACAATGACACTGTAGTAGCACTGGCTGCTTACAACGCAGGCAGCGGTAATGTTTCTAAATGGTTGAAAGATCCTGAAAAAAGTCATGACGGAAAGAGTCTTAGTATTATACCATTTGAAGAAACAGAAAATTATGTTTCAAGAATACAAAAATACTATAAAATGTATAAAAAGCTTTACGATGATGACAAATAG
- the coaE gene encoding dephospho-CoA kinase (Dephospho-CoA kinase (CoaE) performs the final step in coenzyme A biosynthesis.), producing MKQNRKSIILGVTGGIGSGKSTVSSILKELGAVVIDADVISREVVEPGKRALEELTQEFGKDILDDWGQLKRKELAARVFNDENKLRILNSIVHKFVAQKIKENVEEQLLKQTKVIVIDAPIPIKNGFLDLCDEVWTVFALMEIRVERIMKRNGMTYEEAVSRIRSQISDEEYLSIANKVINNNDDVTILRQEVESQFARLLR from the coding sequence ATGAAACAAAATAGAAAATCAATAATTTTAGGGGTAACAGGCGGAATAGGAAGCGGGAAAAGTACAGTAAGCAGTATTCTTAAAGAACTTGGCGCTGTTGTAATTGATGCAGATGTGATAAGCAGAGAGGTCGTAGAGCCCGGGAAAAGGGCCTTAGAGGAGTTGACACAGGAGTTCGGTAAGGATATACTTGATGATTGGGGGCAGCTAAAACGCAAGGAACTGGCGGCTAGAGTGTTTAATGATGAAAACAAACTCAGGATTTTGAACAGTATTGTGCATAAATTTGTTGCCCAAAAAATAAAAGAAAATGTGGAAGAACAGCTGCTAAAACAGACAAAAGTTATTGTTATTGATGCACCCATTCCTATTAAAAACGGCTTTCTTGATTTGTGTGATGAGGTTTGGACAGTTTTTGCGCTAATGGAGATAAGGGTTGAAAGAATAATGAAGAGAAACGGTATGACCTATGAGGAAGCTGTTTCAAGAATTCGTTCCCAGATTTCCGATGAGGAATATTTAAGTATCGCAAATAAAGTTATCAATAATAATGATGATGTGACGATCCTTCGACAAGAAGTGGAAAGTCAGTTTGCAAGGCTGTTAAGGTGA